The Monomorium pharaonis isolate MP-MQ-018 chromosome 5, ASM1337386v2, whole genome shotgun sequence genome includes a window with the following:
- the LOC105838413 gene encoding uncharacterized protein LOC105838413 isoform X1, whose translation MATPTRDRKARVIVLGGCGFIGRNLVAYLLDNDLVSYVRVVDKVPPQTAWLNAKHQRVFEHSLLEFKSANLINIVSCQNAFSSDEPIDYVFNCAGETKSGLTDPVYKEGIYKLSLNCAQQAAKIRALHYVEISSGNLNTSEKTPHKEDDVGEPWTFVAKYKLQVEHELKNIPDLKYTILRPAIVYGCGDRNGLAPRLVVGAVYKHLGEMMKLLWGPDLHMNTVHVMDVARAIWHVANRPETIGQTYNLVDEGDSTQGSISAIVSDVFNINHDYWGTALSTLAKTDMSSVVEEVNDKHMTPWAEACRKDGVENSPLSPYIDQELLYNKHLYLQPGKLSNTTGFTYLYPKLTKDALTEVNCFHKPISKRQYTYVQICKDSCLQIYRYLMIM comes from the exons ATGGCAACGCCCACCCGTGATAGGAAAGCGAGGGTGATCGTTCTCGGAG GATGCGGTTTCATCGGCCGTAATCTCGTGGCGTACTTGCTGGATAACGATCTGGTGTCCTACGTACGAGTCGTGGACAAGGTGCCACCGCAGACCGCGTGGCTCAACGCAAAACATCAGCGAGTGTTTGAGCACTCGTTGCTCGAGTTCAAAAGcgctaatttaattaacatag TGTCCTGCCAAAACGCTTTTTCTTCTGATGAGCCTATCGATTATGTGTTTAACTGCGCTGGGGAAACGAAGAGTGGTCTGACAGATCCAGTATACAAAGAGGgtatttacaaattaagcCTAAACTGTGCTCAGCAGGCAGCCAAAATTCGAGCCTTGCATTATGTCGAGATATCATCTGGCAATTTAAACACCTCAGAAAAG ACTCCTCACAAGGAAGATGACGTTGGAGAACCATGGACATTTGTTGCAAAATACAAGTTACAAGTGGAACACGAACTGAAGAATATACCAGATCTAAAGTATACCATACTCAGACCAGCCATTGTGTATGGTTGCGGTGACAGAAATGGCCTAG CACCACGATTGGTAGTTGGCGCGGTTTATAAACACTTAGGAGAAATGATGAAATTGCTCTGGGGACCAGACCTTCATATGAATACAGTTCACGTGATGGATGTTGCCAGAGCTATCTGGCATGTAGCTAACCGGCCGGAAACAATAGGTCAGACGTATAATCTCGTAGATGAGGGGGACTCTACTCAAGGTTCCATCAGTGCGATAGTCTCAGacgtgtttaatattaatcatgACTACTGGGGCACTGCGTTGTCTACATTAGCTAAA ACTGATATGAGCTCTGTTGTTGAGGAGGTAAACGACAAACATATGACTCCTTGGGCAGAAGCTTGTCGTAAGGATGGAGTGGAGAACAGTCCTCTATCCCCTTATATAGATCAAGAACTTCTGTATAATAAGCACTTGTATTTACAGCCTGGAAAGCTGTCAAACACCACAGGATTTACATACTTGTATCCTAAACTAACGAAAGATGCTCTTACAGAGGTAAATTGTTTTCATAAACCAATTTCAAAAAGACAATACACATACGTACAAATATGTAAAGATAGCTGTTTGCAAATTTACAGGTACTTAATGATTATGTAA
- the LOC105838401 gene encoding protogenin isoform X2, which yields MAARVLLLSVLITEVLKPACAAGIGGNISGRNVSKVDSSDIGLTKGSRLTLEIQPSGHVILGKKGITLSCITGLNENVTWLHNGIPAPPCGLTRCVLLSNGSLHFYKKQNLQMQKFKDKERNNIVNARNHNRDEYRCVARTSLGGLIQSAPTIIQIAELAHVFKETSENITVQEGEVARLSCLIDSVPFPPNITWQHNETLLSYHNESKYSVVPPGVLYISATKLSDAGSYRCIVTNEFLKKTKRSKETKLTVVARAESNKTHTPSSLFPQVSYDHWLLNGSNLNVACAASGYPLPLVTWSFIPRYIDNVTKPRILLNSTTGISLLSLTKVNVSNAGIYLCSSMNPITNDSEVQNITVDVLIPPSFIKTPTNQICPNGRTARFECQAQGLPVPKIYWLKDSLNLTINGRRTTYIKEYNKIELAISATVPSDSGMYQCVAVNAVGEIWAAGRLQVNTSRNSPATPTSLKCHAVSPVKILISWEPPKSVSHTSITAYTVHYSPVEGGKEEVSPPEPGNSTSVEVTKLLEPFTNYSFYIRVWNNYGASDQSATIVCSTAPSVPKSTPKMNVDIISSTKLNVSWEPLSKKESRGVVVEYKLLWKLHQSSSSRWVHYLPATVQYYILSGLEPGARYDLRVLARTKQGEPNISEAQLDWITVTMPTSESNQFTIRNVVDIQVLIVNASIIKMKWKINFKHSDQIESKFDSWQIYCENQNGERLKNIHLPQNITEYLFTDLDANVSYTMRLCMVSSGEATGCLTKHVETIKSNPNAVPMELEAIPISPTSINVSWTLSDVHDVNSFEFCYHAVHVQNSNNSKCSIVNGTKISVDELKPFTLYEFKVKAIRHDTNQTSFFSKSIECYTNEDVPSKVEGLQWFLENNTKVRITWEEPSNINGVIQNYVVAYTVDLTTTWNNVTVPGNKRTTNLPGLAPGKRYFVMVRAATKAGYGKPSNPIIIFTGGITRNSSNGSGNSGGGGGGGGGSSKVPAPSGNEKNSKPDQSLGVILGVNISVGFIMICLCSIYCRKKFENSRLRNDTQPTNGCILSRNGRNGCCAEQSSTSAGQQANATGSPNEIELAVLCPSSPVETNPHSDAKGAQSNGVFEICAKEPLLSPWEVNGGSKDVHIMENPQYKRRSSSASNNQQEEEEEEGEEEEQDLEGTQLTMVNCTLGSSASSLNNNSGCADGETSSLPKTVCASVPALGPNG from the exons ATGGCGGCGCGAGTACTCTTGCTGAGCGTCTTGATCACGGAAGTACTGAAGCCAGCTTGCGCCGCAG GAATTGGAGGAAATATCAGTGGTAGGAACGTGTCCAAGGTGGACAGTTCCGACATTGGTTTGACTAAAGGATCTAGATTAACATTGGAAATTCAACCTAGTGGCCATGTGATACTAGGAAAAAAGGGGATCACGCTCAGTTGTATAACTGGCTTGAATGAGAATGTGACTTGGTTGCACAATGGAATACCAGCACCTCCGTGTGGTCTTACTCGCTGTGTTCTTCTTTCCAATGGTTCTCTTCACTTTTACAAG aaacaaaatttacaaatgcaAAAGTTCAAAGACAAGGAAaggaataatattgttaatgcTAGAAATCATAATAGAGATGAATATCGCTGTGTAGCACGTACTAGTTTAGGAGGGTTGATACAGTCAGCTCCTACTATTATTCAAATAGCAG aACTTGCccatgtatttaaagaaacttcagaaaatattactgTTCAAGAAGGCGAAGTTGCAAGATTGTCTTGCTTAATCGATAGTGTTCCTTTCCCACCCAATATTACGTGGCAGCATAATGAAACATTGTTATCCTATCATAATGAATCAAAGTATTCTGTGGTACCACCAGGTGTTCTGTATATAAGTGCAACGAAACTGTCAGATGCTGGCTCATATAG ATGCATAGTCACTAATGAATTTCTAAAGAAGACCAAAAGGagcaaagaaacaaaattaacggTTGTCGCGAGAGCAGAGAGTAACAAAACGCATACGCCATCGTCCTTGTTTCCACAGGTTTCGTATGATCATTGGTTGCTTAACGGATCGAATCTTAATGTGGCATGTGCTGCATCCGGTTATCCATTACCACTGGTAACATGGTCATTTATTCCTCGTTATATAG ATAATGTTACAAAACCTCGCATCCTTCTTAATTCCACCACTGGCATTAGTTTACTGTCATTAACAAAGGTGAATGTTTCCAATGCTGGAATTTACCTGTGTTCATCAATGAATCCTATCACCAATGACTCGGAAGTACAG AATATAACTGTAGATGTATTAATACCACcgtcatttataaaaacgcCGACAAACCAAATCTGTCCAAATGGGAGAACGGCAAGATTCGAGTGTCAGGCGCAAGGATTACCTGTAcctaaaatttattggctaaaAGATTCATTGAATCTTACAATCAATG GTCGCAGAACAACTTACATTAaggaatacaataaaatagaattagcAATATCAGCAACAGTGCCGTCTGACTCTGGCATGTACCAATGTGTGGCGGTGAATGCAGTGGGTGAAATTTGGGCTGCTGGTCGGCTTCAAGTAAATACATCGCGCAATAGTCCTGCTACACCCACGTCTCTAAAGTGTCACGCTGTTTCACCagttaaaatcttaatttcgTGGGAACCACCAAAGTCTGTATCACATACCAGTATTACAGCTTATACCGTCCATTATAGTCCTGTAG AAGGTGGTAAAGAGGAAGTTTCACCGCCAGAACCAGGGAATTCTACATCTGTAGAAGTAACAAAACTTCTTGAACCATTTACGAATTACTCGTTTTACATACGAGTGTGGAATAATTATGGTGCTAGCGATCAATCTGCTACCATTGTGTGTTCCACTGCTCCAAGTG TTCCTAAAAGCACACCAAAAATGAATGTGGATATAATTAGTAGTACAAAACTAAATGTATCGTGGGAGCCTTTGAGTAAAAAGGAATCTCGCGGCGTTGTGGTGGAATATAAGCTATTGTGGAAACTTCATCAGAGTTCATCCTCCAGATGGGTACATTATCTACCTGCCACCGTTCAATACTACATACTTTCCG gTCTGGAACCTGGAGCACGATATGATCTTCGAGTATTGGCAAGGACAAAACAGGGCGAGCCAAATATTAGCGAGGCACAATTGGATTGGATCACCGTAACTATGCCAACTTCTGAATCCAATCAATTTACTATAAGAAATGTTGTGGATATTCAAGTGTTAATTGTAAATGCTTCAATAATCAAG ATGAAATggaagattaattttaaacacagTGATCAAATTGAATCAAAGTTCGACTCCTGGcaaatttattgcgaaaatcaaAATGGCGAGAGATTAAAGAATATTCATTTACCACAAAACAttactgaatatttatttactgatcttg atGCGAACGTTTCTTATACTATGCGTCTATGCATGGTAAGTTCCGGTGAAGCAACAGGTTGCCTGACGAAACATGTAGAGACCATAAAATCTAATCCTA ATGCTGTGCCAATGGAATTGGAGGCCATTCCTATCTCGCCTACATCCATTAACGTGTCATGGACACTGTCCGATGTGCACGATGTAAATTCGTTCGAATTTTGTTATCATGCAGTGCATGTGCAAAATTCTAACAATTCTAAATGTTCTATCGT AAACGGTACAAAAATAAGTGTTGATGAGTTAAAACCTTTTACTTTATATGAGTTTAAAGTAAAAGCCATTAGGCACGACACAAATCAGACAAGCTTCTTTAGTAAATCTATAGAATGCTACACAAACGAAGATG TTCCTAGTAAAGTCGAAGGGCTACAATGGTTCTTGGAAAACAATACGAAAGTACGTATTACATGGGAAGAACCGAGTAACATAAACGgcgttatacaaaattatgttGTCGCGTATACCGTGGACTTAACAACAACATGGAACAATGTGACAGTGCCAGGTAACAAAAGGACCACAAATCTACCAGGTTTAGCACCGGGGAAACGATATTTCGTTATGGTGCGAGCAGCGACGAAGGCCGGTTATGGAAAACCGTCGAAccctattattatttttactggTGGTATTACTCGTAACAGTAGTAATGGCAGTGGTAAtagcggtggtggtggtggtggtggtggaggATCGTCGAAAGTACCTGCCCCATCGGGCAATGAGAAAAACTCTAAGCCCGATCAGAGTCTAG gtGTGATTCTCGGGGTGAACATAAGCGTCGGATTTATCATGATATGCTTATGCAGCATATATTGCCGGAAGAAGTTTGAGAATTCTCGTCTGAGAAACGATACCCAGCCTACGAACGGGTGTATATTATCACGAAATGGACGCAATGGATGTTGCGCGGAGCAGTCCTCTACGTCCGCGGGTCAACAAGCGAATGCCACTGGTTCCCCGAATGAGATTGAATTGGCAGTGCTGTGTCCATCGTCACCAGTCGAAACAAATCCGCATTCAGACGCGAAG GGCGCACAATCTAACGGGGTTTTTGAAATTTGCGCGAAAGAACCCTTATTGTCGCCGTGGGAGGTCAATGGAGGCTCGAAGGATGTTCACATTATGGAGAATCCTCAG TACAAAAGAAGAAGTAGTTCCGCCTCAAATAATCAacaagaggaagaagaagaagaaggagagGAAGAAGAACAAGATCTAGAAGGCACGCAGCTCACAATGGTCAATTGTACTTTAGGCAGTAGTGCTAGcagtttaaataacaattcagGATGTGCGGACGGTGAAACTTCATCGTTGCCGAAAACCGTATGTGCATCTGTTCCAGCGCTCGGACCAAACGGGTGA
- the LOC118645682 gene encoding uncharacterized protein LOC118645682, with amino-acid sequence MDIDSGEDNTAKGKDDPAYRDFLLNRKSSNYYRKFTQCSCNYNESKRDSIIYTYNKDDSKKIKFMLKKKIKMILCSLFLMEDEEMYYDKGQLVYKYDKVFTDQHREIEFENFYLNIARSEKRRDSNASSTSVEKRLVIEKIPAATSLPELTGITAGVNEFLAFNYFKLQF; translated from the exons ATGGATATCGACTCTGGAGAAGATAATACTGCAAAGGGCAAAGACGATCCAGCATACAGAGATTTCCTGTTGAACAGAAAATCATCTAACTACTACAGGaa gtTTACGCAGTGTTCATGCAATTATAATGAAAGCAAGAGGgacagtattatatatacttataataaagacgattcgaagaaaataaagtttatgctcaagaagaaaataaagatgatCCTTTGCAGCTTATTTCTTATGGAAGATGAAGag ATGTATTATGATAAAGGTCAACTGGTTTACAAATATGATAAGGTATTTACAGACCAACATCGTGAGATTGAATtcgagaatttttatttgaatatag CTCGATCGGAGAAACGGCGGGACTCGAATGCATCTTCTACGTCTGTTGAGAAGCGGCTGGTGATCGAGAAGATACCGGCGGCTACGAGTCTACCGGAATTGACCGGAATCACGGCCGGCGTCAACGAATTCCtcgcatttaattattttaaattacagttttaa
- the LOC105838413 gene encoding uncharacterized protein LOC105838413 isoform X2 yields MATPTRDRKARVIVLGGCGFIGRNLVAYLLDNDLVSYVRVVDKVPPQTAWLNAKHQRVFEHSLLEFKSANLINIVSCQNAFSSDEPIDYVFNCAGETKSGLTDPVYKEGIYKLSLNCAQQAAKIRALHYVEISSGNLNTSEKTPHKEDDVGEPWTFVAKYKLQVEHELKNIPDLKYTILRPAIVYGCGDRNGLAPRLVVGAVYKHLGEMMKLLWGPDLHMNTVHVMDVARAIWHVANRPETIGQTYNLVDEGDSTQGSISAIVSDVFNINHDYWGTALSTLAKTDMSSVVEEVNDKHMTPWAEACRKDGVENSPLSPYIDQELLYNKHLYLQPGKLSNTTGFTYLYPKLTKDALTEVLNDYVSMRIFPHSLIL; encoded by the exons ATGGCAACGCCCACCCGTGATAGGAAAGCGAGGGTGATCGTTCTCGGAG GATGCGGTTTCATCGGCCGTAATCTCGTGGCGTACTTGCTGGATAACGATCTGGTGTCCTACGTACGAGTCGTGGACAAGGTGCCACCGCAGACCGCGTGGCTCAACGCAAAACATCAGCGAGTGTTTGAGCACTCGTTGCTCGAGTTCAAAAGcgctaatttaattaacatag TGTCCTGCCAAAACGCTTTTTCTTCTGATGAGCCTATCGATTATGTGTTTAACTGCGCTGGGGAAACGAAGAGTGGTCTGACAGATCCAGTATACAAAGAGGgtatttacaaattaagcCTAAACTGTGCTCAGCAGGCAGCCAAAATTCGAGCCTTGCATTATGTCGAGATATCATCTGGCAATTTAAACACCTCAGAAAAG ACTCCTCACAAGGAAGATGACGTTGGAGAACCATGGACATTTGTTGCAAAATACAAGTTACAAGTGGAACACGAACTGAAGAATATACCAGATCTAAAGTATACCATACTCAGACCAGCCATTGTGTATGGTTGCGGTGACAGAAATGGCCTAG CACCACGATTGGTAGTTGGCGCGGTTTATAAACACTTAGGAGAAATGATGAAATTGCTCTGGGGACCAGACCTTCATATGAATACAGTTCACGTGATGGATGTTGCCAGAGCTATCTGGCATGTAGCTAACCGGCCGGAAACAATAGGTCAGACGTATAATCTCGTAGATGAGGGGGACTCTACTCAAGGTTCCATCAGTGCGATAGTCTCAGacgtgtttaatattaatcatgACTACTGGGGCACTGCGTTGTCTACATTAGCTAAA ACTGATATGAGCTCTGTTGTTGAGGAGGTAAACGACAAACATATGACTCCTTGGGCAGAAGCTTGTCGTAAGGATGGAGTGGAGAACAGTCCTCTATCCCCTTATATAGATCAAGAACTTCTGTATAATAAGCACTTGTATTTACAGCCTGGAAAGCTGTCAAACACCACAGGATTTACATACTTGTATCCTAAACTAACGAAAGATGCTCTTACAGAG GTACTTAATGATTATGTAAGCATGAGGATCTTTCCGCATTCTTTGATCCTGTGA
- the LOC105838401 gene encoding protogenin isoform X1 produces the protein MAARVLLLSVLITEVLKPACAAGVKGIGGNISGRNVSKVDSSDIGLTKGSRLTLEIQPSGHVILGKKGITLSCITGLNENVTWLHNGIPAPPCGLTRCVLLSNGSLHFYKKQNLQMQKFKDKERNNIVNARNHNRDEYRCVARTSLGGLIQSAPTIIQIAELAHVFKETSENITVQEGEVARLSCLIDSVPFPPNITWQHNETLLSYHNESKYSVVPPGVLYISATKLSDAGSYRCIVTNEFLKKTKRSKETKLTVVARAESNKTHTPSSLFPQVSYDHWLLNGSNLNVACAASGYPLPLVTWSFIPRYIDNVTKPRILLNSTTGISLLSLTKVNVSNAGIYLCSSMNPITNDSEVQNITVDVLIPPSFIKTPTNQICPNGRTARFECQAQGLPVPKIYWLKDSLNLTINGRRTTYIKEYNKIELAISATVPSDSGMYQCVAVNAVGEIWAAGRLQVNTSRNSPATPTSLKCHAVSPVKILISWEPPKSVSHTSITAYTVHYSPVEGGKEEVSPPEPGNSTSVEVTKLLEPFTNYSFYIRVWNNYGASDQSATIVCSTAPSVPKSTPKMNVDIISSTKLNVSWEPLSKKESRGVVVEYKLLWKLHQSSSSRWVHYLPATVQYYILSGLEPGARYDLRVLARTKQGEPNISEAQLDWITVTMPTSESNQFTIRNVVDIQVLIVNASIIKMKWKINFKHSDQIESKFDSWQIYCENQNGERLKNIHLPQNITEYLFTDLDANVSYTMRLCMVSSGEATGCLTKHVETIKSNPNAVPMELEAIPISPTSINVSWTLSDVHDVNSFEFCYHAVHVQNSNNSKCSIVNGTKISVDELKPFTLYEFKVKAIRHDTNQTSFFSKSIECYTNEDVPSKVEGLQWFLENNTKVRITWEEPSNINGVIQNYVVAYTVDLTTTWNNVTVPGNKRTTNLPGLAPGKRYFVMVRAATKAGYGKPSNPIIIFTGGITRNSSNGSGNSGGGGGGGGGSSKVPAPSGNEKNSKPDQSLGVILGVNISVGFIMICLCSIYCRKKFENSRLRNDTQPTNGCILSRNGRNGCCAEQSSTSAGQQANATGSPNEIELAVLCPSSPVETNPHSDAKGAQSNGVFEICAKEPLLSPWEVNGGSKDVHIMENPQYKRRSSSASNNQQEEEEEEGEEEEQDLEGTQLTMVNCTLGSSASSLNNNSGCADGETSSLPKTVCASVPALGPNG, from the exons ATGGCGGCGCGAGTACTCTTGCTGAGCGTCTTGATCACGGAAGTACTGAAGCCAGCTTGCGCCGCAG GTGTTAAAGGAATTGGAGGAAATATCAGTGGTAGGAACGTGTCCAAGGTGGACAGTTCCGACATTGGTTTGACTAAAGGATCTAGATTAACATTGGAAATTCAACCTAGTGGCCATGTGATACTAGGAAAAAAGGGGATCACGCTCAGTTGTATAACTGGCTTGAATGAGAATGTGACTTGGTTGCACAATGGAATACCAGCACCTCCGTGTGGTCTTACTCGCTGTGTTCTTCTTTCCAATGGTTCTCTTCACTTTTACAAG aaacaaaatttacaaatgcaAAAGTTCAAAGACAAGGAAaggaataatattgttaatgcTAGAAATCATAATAGAGATGAATATCGCTGTGTAGCACGTACTAGTTTAGGAGGGTTGATACAGTCAGCTCCTACTATTATTCAAATAGCAG aACTTGCccatgtatttaaagaaacttcagaaaatattactgTTCAAGAAGGCGAAGTTGCAAGATTGTCTTGCTTAATCGATAGTGTTCCTTTCCCACCCAATATTACGTGGCAGCATAATGAAACATTGTTATCCTATCATAATGAATCAAAGTATTCTGTGGTACCACCAGGTGTTCTGTATATAAGTGCAACGAAACTGTCAGATGCTGGCTCATATAG ATGCATAGTCACTAATGAATTTCTAAAGAAGACCAAAAGGagcaaagaaacaaaattaacggTTGTCGCGAGAGCAGAGAGTAACAAAACGCATACGCCATCGTCCTTGTTTCCACAGGTTTCGTATGATCATTGGTTGCTTAACGGATCGAATCTTAATGTGGCATGTGCTGCATCCGGTTATCCATTACCACTGGTAACATGGTCATTTATTCCTCGTTATATAG ATAATGTTACAAAACCTCGCATCCTTCTTAATTCCACCACTGGCATTAGTTTACTGTCATTAACAAAGGTGAATGTTTCCAATGCTGGAATTTACCTGTGTTCATCAATGAATCCTATCACCAATGACTCGGAAGTACAG AATATAACTGTAGATGTATTAATACCACcgtcatttataaaaacgcCGACAAACCAAATCTGTCCAAATGGGAGAACGGCAAGATTCGAGTGTCAGGCGCAAGGATTACCTGTAcctaaaatttattggctaaaAGATTCATTGAATCTTACAATCAATG GTCGCAGAACAACTTACATTAaggaatacaataaaatagaattagcAATATCAGCAACAGTGCCGTCTGACTCTGGCATGTACCAATGTGTGGCGGTGAATGCAGTGGGTGAAATTTGGGCTGCTGGTCGGCTTCAAGTAAATACATCGCGCAATAGTCCTGCTACACCCACGTCTCTAAAGTGTCACGCTGTTTCACCagttaaaatcttaatttcgTGGGAACCACCAAAGTCTGTATCACATACCAGTATTACAGCTTATACCGTCCATTATAGTCCTGTAG AAGGTGGTAAAGAGGAAGTTTCACCGCCAGAACCAGGGAATTCTACATCTGTAGAAGTAACAAAACTTCTTGAACCATTTACGAATTACTCGTTTTACATACGAGTGTGGAATAATTATGGTGCTAGCGATCAATCTGCTACCATTGTGTGTTCCACTGCTCCAAGTG TTCCTAAAAGCACACCAAAAATGAATGTGGATATAATTAGTAGTACAAAACTAAATGTATCGTGGGAGCCTTTGAGTAAAAAGGAATCTCGCGGCGTTGTGGTGGAATATAAGCTATTGTGGAAACTTCATCAGAGTTCATCCTCCAGATGGGTACATTATCTACCTGCCACCGTTCAATACTACATACTTTCCG gTCTGGAACCTGGAGCACGATATGATCTTCGAGTATTGGCAAGGACAAAACAGGGCGAGCCAAATATTAGCGAGGCACAATTGGATTGGATCACCGTAACTATGCCAACTTCTGAATCCAATCAATTTACTATAAGAAATGTTGTGGATATTCAAGTGTTAATTGTAAATGCTTCAATAATCAAG ATGAAATggaagattaattttaaacacagTGATCAAATTGAATCAAAGTTCGACTCCTGGcaaatttattgcgaaaatcaaAATGGCGAGAGATTAAAGAATATTCATTTACCACAAAACAttactgaatatttatttactgatcttg atGCGAACGTTTCTTATACTATGCGTCTATGCATGGTAAGTTCCGGTGAAGCAACAGGTTGCCTGACGAAACATGTAGAGACCATAAAATCTAATCCTA ATGCTGTGCCAATGGAATTGGAGGCCATTCCTATCTCGCCTACATCCATTAACGTGTCATGGACACTGTCCGATGTGCACGATGTAAATTCGTTCGAATTTTGTTATCATGCAGTGCATGTGCAAAATTCTAACAATTCTAAATGTTCTATCGT AAACGGTACAAAAATAAGTGTTGATGAGTTAAAACCTTTTACTTTATATGAGTTTAAAGTAAAAGCCATTAGGCACGACACAAATCAGACAAGCTTCTTTAGTAAATCTATAGAATGCTACACAAACGAAGATG TTCCTAGTAAAGTCGAAGGGCTACAATGGTTCTTGGAAAACAATACGAAAGTACGTATTACATGGGAAGAACCGAGTAACATAAACGgcgttatacaaaattatgttGTCGCGTATACCGTGGACTTAACAACAACATGGAACAATGTGACAGTGCCAGGTAACAAAAGGACCACAAATCTACCAGGTTTAGCACCGGGGAAACGATATTTCGTTATGGTGCGAGCAGCGACGAAGGCCGGTTATGGAAAACCGTCGAAccctattattatttttactggTGGTATTACTCGTAACAGTAGTAATGGCAGTGGTAAtagcggtggtggtggtggtggtggtggaggATCGTCGAAAGTACCTGCCCCATCGGGCAATGAGAAAAACTCTAAGCCCGATCAGAGTCTAG gtGTGATTCTCGGGGTGAACATAAGCGTCGGATTTATCATGATATGCTTATGCAGCATATATTGCCGGAAGAAGTTTGAGAATTCTCGTCTGAGAAACGATACCCAGCCTACGAACGGGTGTATATTATCACGAAATGGACGCAATGGATGTTGCGCGGAGCAGTCCTCTACGTCCGCGGGTCAACAAGCGAATGCCACTGGTTCCCCGAATGAGATTGAATTGGCAGTGCTGTGTCCATCGTCACCAGTCGAAACAAATCCGCATTCAGACGCGAAG GGCGCACAATCTAACGGGGTTTTTGAAATTTGCGCGAAAGAACCCTTATTGTCGCCGTGGGAGGTCAATGGAGGCTCGAAGGATGTTCACATTATGGAGAATCCTCAG TACAAAAGAAGAAGTAGTTCCGCCTCAAATAATCAacaagaggaagaagaagaagaaggagagGAAGAAGAACAAGATCTAGAAGGCACGCAGCTCACAATGGTCAATTGTACTTTAGGCAGTAGTGCTAGcagtttaaataacaattcagGATGTGCGGACGGTGAAACTTCATCGTTGCCGAAAACCGTATGTGCATCTGTTCCAGCGCTCGGACCAAACGGGTGA